The following are encoded in a window of Myxocyprinus asiaticus isolate MX2 ecotype Aquarium Trade chromosome 17, UBuf_Myxa_2, whole genome shotgun sequence genomic DNA:
- the LOC127454932 gene encoding zinc finger protein Pegasus-like: MGEEKPETLDFVKDFQEYLSQQTQHVNMISGSVIGVKETGDLQGELGQNGLEHPSVDISLEDSSGMLVDGFERTYDGKLKCRYCSYATRGTARLIEHIRIHTGEKPHRCHLCPFASAYERHLEAHMRSHTGEKPYKCELCSFRCSDRSNLSHHRRRRHKLLPMKGARSTLSHRKMLSVLQKRGGSLGYGRRLLINLSPPSMVLQKPSSEQHHLGDFGHDLPSHAHLHQEAYNGLGKDPQTSGAIGVGSREDQDMALDNPLNQLSTLAGQLSSIPPEDQGAPVSPGAESLPDEKPTFLVQQPVTAPAAVSVSAAQASSPITPEPRPAAHSGCSPGVGPCSERTSTPSGTNSQPGTPNPVQDPQMLHHCPHCHIYFPDNILYTIHMGCHGYENPFQCNICGHMCRNSYDFACHFARGHHK, encoded by the exons ATGGGCGAAGAGAAGCCAGAGACGCTGGATTTTGTAAAGGACTTTCAGGAGTACCTGAGTCAGCAGACGCAGCATGTCAACATGATATCTGGCTCAGTCATTGGAGTGAAGGAGACTGGAGACCTCCAAGGAG AACTTGGTCAGAATGGCCTGGAGCATCCATCAGTGGATATATCCTTGGAAGATAGTTCAGGGATGTTGGTGGATGGCTTTGAGAGGACATATGATGGCAAACTCAAGTGCCGCTACTGCAGCTATGCCACCAGGGGCACCGCACGGCTTATCGAGCACATTCGCATTCACACAG GTGAAAAACCCCACAGATGCCACCTGTGTCCTTTTGCATCAGCCTACGAGCGTCACCTGGAGGCGCACATGCGCTCTCACACGGGCGAGAAGCCTTACAAGTGTGAGCTCTGCTCCTTCCGTTGCAGTGATCGCAGTAACCTTTCTCATCACCGTCGTCGTAGACACAAACTCCTGCCCATGAAGGGTGCACGTTCAACTCTCTCTCACAGAAAGATGCTCAGTGTCCTGCAGAAGAGAGGAGGCTCTTTGGGTTATGGCCGCCGGCTGCTCATCAACCTCAGCCCACCGTCTATGGTGTTGCAAAAGCCCAGCTCTGAGCAGCACCACTTGGGTGACTTCGGTCATGATCTCCCTTCTCATGCCCACCTCCATCAGGAGGCCTATAACGGTCTAGGGAAGGATCCACAAACTAGTGGAGCAATTGGAGTTGGCTCCAGGGAGGACCAGGACATGGCATTGGACAACCCTTTGAACCAGCTTTCTACTTTGGCAGGTCAACTTTCCAGCATTCCACCAGAAGATCAGGGAGCCCCAGTATCTCCTGGAGCAGAATCTCTACCGGATGAGAAACCCACATTCCTTGTCCAGCAGCCTGTTACGGCACCCGCTGCTGTCTCTGTCAGTGCAGCCCAGGCTTCTTCTCCCATCACGCCTGAGCCCAGACCAGCTGCTCACAGTGGCTGCAGCCCAGGGGTGGGACCCTGCAGCGAGAGAACCAGCACTCCCAGTGGCACCAACAGCCAGCCAGGGACACCCAATCCAGTACAGGATCCCCAGATGCTGCACCACTGTCCCCACTGTCACATATATTTCCCTGACAACATCCTCTACACCATTCACATGGGCTGCCATGGTTATGAGAACCCTTTTCAATGTAACATATGTGGACACATGTGCAGAAACAGTTATGACTTTGCCTGTCACTTTGCAAGAGGCCATCACAAATAA
- the LOC127455061 gene encoding homeobox protein HMX3 isoform X1, translating to MPETTQDTCASAKDSPFFIKNLLNSDSKPSKPKPILASTKAGLDGSFSLSQVGELNFPRFELPTQRFALPAYLERASAWWYPYTLSASAHLHRTEAAQKARVSSPTTGTDRDSPELVFKSDPDAKDDDDDNKSGDEIVLEESDTEESKKEGSVDDWKKSDDCADKKPCRKKKTRTVFSRSQVFQLESTFDMKRYLSSSERAGLAASLHLTETQVKIWFQNRRNKWKRQLAAELEAANLSHAAAQRIVRVPILYHENSASESSNTPGNVPVSQPLLTFPHPVYYSHPIVTSVPLLRPV from the exons ATGCCCGAAACAACCCAGGATACGTGTGCTTCAGCGAAAGACTCtccatttttcattaaaaatcttCTAAATTCTGACAGTAAGCCATCAAAGCCCAAGCCTATTTTGGCATCAACTAAAGCAGGACTTGATGGCAGCTTCTCGCTCTCTCAGGTTGGGGAATTAAACTTTCCTCGCTTCGAGTTGCCGACCCAGCGCTTTGCTTTACCGGCTTATCTTGAGCGCGCCTCTGCATGGTGGTACCCGTACACACTCAGTGCATCTGCGCATCTCCACAGAACAGAAG CAGCACAGAAAGCGAGGGTATCGTCTCCGACCACAGGCACCGACCGAGATTCACCTGAGCTCGTGTTCAAATCCGACCCGGACGCCAAAGACGATGACGACGATAACAAAAGTGGAGACGAGATTGTCCTCGAGGAGAGCGACACCGAAGAGTCTAAAAAAGAAGGCAGCGTGGACGACTGGAAGAAGAGTGACGACTGCGCGGACAAGAAACCTTGCCGGAAGAAGAAAACGCGCACGGTGTTCTCGCGGAGTCAGGTGTTTCAGCTGGAGTCCACCTTCGACATGAAACGCTACCTCAGCAGCTCGGAGCGCGCGGGCCTGGCTGCCTCGCTTCACCTCACAGAGACCCAAGTGAAAATCTGGTTTCAGAACCGCAGAAACAAGTGGAAACGTCAGCTGGCAGCTGAGCTTGAGGCGGCCAATTTGAGCCACGCGGCTGCGCAAAGGATTGTGAGAGTACCCATCCTGTATCACGAGAACTCGGCCTCTGAAAGCTCCAACACTCCGGGCAACGTGCCCGTAAGCCAGCCGCTGCTCACTTTCCCTCATCCGGTTTACTACTCTCATCCCATCGTCACCTCAGTGCCTCTCCTCAGACCGGTGTGA
- the LOC127455061 gene encoding homeobox protein HMX3 isoform X2, with translation MPETTQDTCASAKDSPFFIKNLLNSDSKPSKPKPILASTKAGLDGSFSLSQVGELNFPRFELPTQRFALPAYLERASAWWYPYTLSASAHLHRTEAQKARVSSPTTGTDRDSPELVFKSDPDAKDDDDDNKSGDEIVLEESDTEESKKEGSVDDWKKSDDCADKKPCRKKKTRTVFSRSQVFQLESTFDMKRYLSSSERAGLAASLHLTETQVKIWFQNRRNKWKRQLAAELEAANLSHAAAQRIVRVPILYHENSASESSNTPGNVPVSQPLLTFPHPVYYSHPIVTSVPLLRPV, from the exons ATGCCCGAAACAACCCAGGATACGTGTGCTTCAGCGAAAGACTCtccatttttcattaaaaatcttCTAAATTCTGACAGTAAGCCATCAAAGCCCAAGCCTATTTTGGCATCAACTAAAGCAGGACTTGATGGCAGCTTCTCGCTCTCTCAGGTTGGGGAATTAAACTTTCCTCGCTTCGAGTTGCCGACCCAGCGCTTTGCTTTACCGGCTTATCTTGAGCGCGCCTCTGCATGGTGGTACCCGTACACACTCAGTGCATCTGCGCATCTCCACAGAACAGAAG CACAGAAAGCGAGGGTATCGTCTCCGACCACAGGCACCGACCGAGATTCACCTGAGCTCGTGTTCAAATCCGACCCGGACGCCAAAGACGATGACGACGATAACAAAAGTGGAGACGAGATTGTCCTCGAGGAGAGCGACACCGAAGAGTCTAAAAAAGAAGGCAGCGTGGACGACTGGAAGAAGAGTGACGACTGCGCGGACAAGAAACCTTGCCGGAAGAAGAAAACGCGCACGGTGTTCTCGCGGAGTCAGGTGTTTCAGCTGGAGTCCACCTTCGACATGAAACGCTACCTCAGCAGCTCGGAGCGCGCGGGCCTGGCTGCCTCGCTTCACCTCACAGAGACCCAAGTGAAAATCTGGTTTCAGAACCGCAGAAACAAGTGGAAACGTCAGCTGGCAGCTGAGCTTGAGGCGGCCAATTTGAGCCACGCGGCTGCGCAAAGGATTGTGAGAGTACCCATCCTGTATCACGAGAACTCGGCCTCTGAAAGCTCCAACACTCCGGGCAACGTGCCCGTAAGCCAGCCGCTGCTCACTTTCCCTCATCCGGTTTACTACTCTCATCCCATCGTCACCTCAGTGCCTCTCCTCAGACCGGTGTGA
- the LOC127455090 gene encoding homeobox protein HMX2-like translates to MNNNTEDSGSKCSSAPISSFTIQSILGTSNEGVRSAGKDSPKTQPRKRTLSVSSEDDCSAGEDSGDCYCSEPGVPESRNPHQPLNFSCLGATKGLLPVQDGIDRRPHLTPSILPDYKEEQERACSQMSPVSDDRQRDGPDKQSSSAKKKTRTVFSRSQVYQLESTFDMKRYLSSSERACLASSLQLTETQVKTWFQNRRNKWKRQLSAELEAANMAHASAQTLVGMPLVFRENSLLRVPVPRSIAFPTPLYYPGSNLPALPLYNLYNKIEY, encoded by the exons ATGAATAATAATACGGAGGACAGTGGAAGCAagtgctcgtctgccccaatttcAAGCTTTACGATCCAGTCCATTCTGGGTACTTCTAACGAGGGAGTCCGCTCAGCTGGAAAAGACAGTCCAAAAACCCAACCGAGGAAGCGGACGTTGTCCGTGTCATCGGAGGACGACTGCAGCGCCGGAGAGGACTCGGGCGACTGCTACTGCTCTGAGCCCGGTGTACCGGAGTCTCGCAACCCACACCAGCCTTTGAACTTCTCCTGCCTAG GTGCCACTAAAGGACTTCTACCTGTGCAGGATGGGATAGACCGCCGGCCGCATTTGACACCATCCATACTACCGGATTACAAAGAGGAGCAAGAGCGAGCGTGTAGCCAGATGTCTCCCGTTTCTGATGATAGACAACGCGACGGCCCGGACAAACAGAGCAGCTCCGCCAAAAAGAAGACGCGCACTGTTTTCTCTCGGAGTCAGGTTTACCAGCTAGAGTCCACATTCGATATGAAACGCTACTTGAGCAGCTCAGAGAGAGCATGTCTCGCCTCCAGCCTCCAGTTAACGGAGACACAAGTGAAAACGTGGTTTCAGAACCGACGAAACAAATGGAAAAGGCAGCTCTCTGCAGAACTGGAAGCTGCGAACATGGCGCACGCATCGGCGCAGACATTGGTTGGGATGCCCCTCGTTTTCAGAGAAAACTCGTTGCTCCGGGTGCCGGTGCCGAGGTCCATCGCTTTTCCAACTCCCCTGTATTACCCGGGAAGTAACTTACCAGCTTTACCGTTATACAATCTTTACAATAAGATTGAATATTAA